A region from the Camelus ferus isolate YT-003-E chromosome 1, BCGSAC_Cfer_1.0, whole genome shotgun sequence genome encodes:
- the LOC102515812 gene encoding keratin-associated protein 10-8-like: MADACCSRTYVISASTLSVCSSDPNCGSRVCSPTACTGFSRQVDDCQESYCEPPCCAPAPCLSLLCAPASCEPCACPSACTSSCTALCCPQSSCQPSCCTSSACQQDCCEPVCCRPVCCEPTPCPLSCCRPSSCVSLLCRPMCRPACCAPVPSCQPSCCRPASCVSLLHLLRP, translated from the coding sequence ATGGCTGACGCCTGCTGCTCCAGGACTTATGTTATCTCTGCATCCACCCTGTCTGTCTGTTCCAGTGACCCGAACTGTGGCAGCCGCGTCTGCTCACCCACTGCCTGCACCGGCTTCTCCCGGCAGGTGGACGATTGCCAGGAGAGCTACTGCGAGCCCCCCTGCTGCGCCCCGGCCCCCTGCCTGAGCCTCCTCTGTGCCCCAGCGAGCTGTGAGCCCTGCGCCTGCCCATCTGCCTGCACCAGCTCCTGCACGGCCTTGTGTTGCCCACAGTCTAgctgccagccctcctgctgcaCCTCCTCCGCCTGCCAGCAGGACTGCTGTGAGCCTGTGTGCTGCAGGCCCGTGTGCTGTgagcccaccccctgccccttgtCCTGCTGCAGACCCTCCTCCTGCGTGTCCCTGCTCTGCCGCCCCATGTGCAGACCCGCCTGCTGTgcccctgtcccctcctgccagcccagctGCTGCCGCCCGGCCTCCTGCGTGTCCCTGCTCCACCTGCTGCGTCCCTGA